The window GCGCTAAAAGATGGCGTACGCCGGGGGAGCCGGCGGGGTCCCGCAATTGCAGCAGCGACTGTTCGTCTAACGGCGAGACTCCGTCCGCAGAGGTCGCGGCCTCGACTAGGTCCAGTATCTGAGTGCGTCGCTCGGCGCTCACGGCCTCTTCGCGGGCGATCTGTACCTCAGTGCTCAAGATTGGCCTCCGCGGGCGTGGTCGGTTCGTCGGCCTGGTTGGAATCGGCCACGTTGGAATCGGCCAAGTTGGAATCGGCCACGTTGGAATCGGCCAGTGCGGCACGGGCTGGTGAGGTGGACTCTGCCGGCGAAGCGGGCTCCGCCGGTCGGGCAGCTACGGCTGGTGAGGCAGGTGGGTCGGCCGTCGGTTCGGCGCGCGCGTCACCGCGAGGCTCATGGGGCGTCACAAACTTGTAGCCGACGTTGCGGACCGTGCCGATCAGTGACTCGTGCTCGTTGCCTAGCTTCGCGCGCAGCCGGCGTACGTGTACGTCGACCGTGCGGGTGCCGCCGAAGTAGTCATAGCCCCATACTTCCTGCAACAACTGGCCGCGGGAAAAGACGCGACCGGGATGTTGCGCCAGGTACTTCAGCAGCTCGAACTCCTTGTAGGTCAAGTCGAGCGAGCGGCCTTTGATGCGCGCGGAGTAGCTCTCTTCTTCGATCGTCAGGTCGCCGCGTGTCACGACCTGGATCTCGTCATCCTCGACCGCGAGCCTGTTGGTGATCGCGAACCGGAGCCGTGCCTCGATTTCCGCGGGGCCGGCCGTGTTGAGGACGAAGTCGTTCATCCCCCAGTCGGCGCTGACCGCGATCAAGCCGCCCTCCTGGACGATCGCGATGATGGGCGCGGAGACTCCGGTCGTGGCGAGCAGACGGATGAAGGCCCGCGCCTTGACAAGATCCGCGCGCGCGTCAACGAGGATGAGGTCGCCGGGGTCGGTGTCCAACAGAAGTGCGATGTCGGGCGCGGCGACGCGCACGGTGTGCGGAAGCAGGCCGAGCGCGGGTAGCACCTCGGAAGACGGTTTTGTTGCGCTCGTCATGAGCAACAGTTCCATCCGTGCCTTTCCGTAGCGTCGACCTAAAGAATATCGAAAGGCGTTCTGTGGATCCGCGCACGTAGGTGCGCAATGTGCGAACCTAGAGGGATGCTACGTCGCATTAGGAAGGTCGAAGGCCTCGAATCCGCTGTTGACCATGCGATCATCGCTAGTGACGGCGTACGTCTCGCGGCGTACTCCTTGCGTCCGGAAGGCCCGGTACGGCTGCATATTGTGCTCTGCCACGGTTTCACCAACCACTCCAGGCGTCCTCAGCTCGTGCGGATCGCCAGCCGTCTTGAATCCGCTGGTGTCGCAGTCACGGCGTTCGACTTTCGCGGACACGGCCGCTCGCAGGGCGAGTCGTCGGTGGGCGGCGACGGGGAGCTGGCCGACCTTGACGCCGTCGTCGCGCACGTCCGGCGTACCGATCCGGATGCTCAGGTCGCGGTCATTGGGTTTTCGATGGGTGCCTCGGTCGCCATTCGGCACGCGTCCCTTGGGCAGCATCGACCCGACCTGCTGGTGTCGGTGAGCGCGGTCAGCCGCTGGTATGTGCGCGACAGTACGTCGATGCGCAGGGTGCATTGGCTGCTCGAGTCACGGCTCGGGCCAGTCACATCGCGGCTCGCACTCAGAACTCGTCTCGGCGGCCCGTGGGCGACTCGCCCGGTGCCGCCGATCGAAGCAATCGCGGCGTTACAGGGGATCCCAACACTGCTCGTGCACGGGGACCGGGATATCTACTTCGGGCCGGACCATGCCCGCGCTCTGCAGGCCGCCGCGCCCGAGCGGCCCGAGTTGTGGGTTGTCGCCGGCTTCGGTCACGCTGAGGGCTCCATGACGGCCGGTCTGGTCGACCGGATCAGGGGCTGGTTGATGCGGGCTCTCGACGTCGACCGCACGCAACATCGGTTGCCGGGCGCGGTGCCGGCACGCAACTCGGGTGCGTCTGCATGACGGTGACCGGTCGGGCAGTGCGGCCCTTCGTACGGCGGCCTTTCCACGCGTGGTGCGTGCTGGGCGTGGCGGTGACAACCTTCCTATTCGTCGGGCTCCAACTGCTCGCGCCAGTCAACGGCTTGGTATTCGCGGTGGCGATCGGCCAGCTCGCGACCGCGCTCGCGTGGTCCTATGGCACCGGGTCGGTCGGCTTCCCCGGGTCGGCGGTAGTGATCGCGCTCGCCGCGATCGGTAGCGACCTCGTCGTCCTCAACGCGAAGTCAATCCATTTCGGTGTCCTGGGGCCGATCCTGGCCGGAGCCGTTATCGCCGCCATCGTGCACCAGGTCGTTCGCCGTCCGCCGCGTGCCCAAGTGTTGTCGTCGATCGCGCAGGACGTGTTTGGTGCGGTAGCAGCCGCGTCGATGTCGCTGTGGCTGATGATGCACGAAGCGGGCGACGCGAGGCTGCTGGTGGTCGGCGTATCGGCAGGCGCAGGGGTCGCGCTGCTCGTCAGCCACCTGGTCGACTGCATCGGTGCGTCGCCTCGAGTGTCGTACGACGTACCCCGTGGCGTTTTCGGCTTCGTACTCGCGGTCTTCGCCGGGGCCGGCGTCACAGCCTGGCGATTGGATACCGCGTTTTTGTCGGACATTCTCGGGCACGCGATCATTGGTGGACTCGTCGCGTTGGTCTGCGTGCTCACCTCGCTCGCGATGACGTTCATTGCCGTTGACGCCGCGCCGCGCACCTGGGCGAGCGTCGTACTGCACGCCGCCGTACCGTTTGCGATGGCGGCGCCCACCGGTCTCGTCATTACGTTGGCCGTCGCGGCTCAGGCAGGGTGAGAGTGAAAACGCTCAAGGTCGTTGGCGTGCTCGTCGTATTGCTGCTCATCATCGCGGTCATCATTGACCGGGTCGGCGTGGCGGTTGCCGAAAGCAAGATCGCAGACGTGCTGCAGTCGAAGTTCGACCTCACCAGTAGCCCGAACGTGGATATACACGGTTTTCCGGTCATAACCCAGGCGATCGCCGGTAAGTATAAGTCGATCGACGTCACCGCCAAGGATGTCCCGGTCGAATCGCTGGGTTCGGTGGATGTCGCGGTCAACTTGCGTGGCCTGCGGTTGACGTTGAGCGACGCGATCGCCGGCCGGATGCAAGACGCGACGGCTGACGACTTGCACGCGCGCGTCACGATGAGCGATGACGCGATCGGCAAGGCGCTCGGCATGAAGGTCAAAATCGGCAAGCTCGACTCGTCGACGGCGCGACTGTCGATCAGTACCACGCAGGCCGGCATCACCATCCCGATGGAGGCCGACGTAAAAGTCGCGGTCGACGGCAACAACGTCGCGCTGAAACTCACCCAGCTCAAGGCATTGAAGGTGCCGATACCGGACTTCATCAGTTCGAGGATCGGCAACGTCCTCAGCAGCAAACTCGTGCTGCCCAAGCTGACCGGCGGGCTGAAGGTCACCGATGTGGTGGTGGGCAACGGCAGCATCACCGCGGTCGCTGAAGGTCACGACGTACCTCTCGGCGGTTAGCCGCCTTCCCCGCTCGTCCGTCACGAGTGTCCGGATCGCGGACCGACGCGCACGGCGGCGCAATCCGTAAGGTTCGGCGGTCCGGCACGTTAGGATCGATGACGTGGAAGCCTTGTTTACGTCGTTCCTTGCGATCTTCGCCGTGCTGATCTTGGGATTCAGCTTCTCCGCGGTCTACCGCCTCTTCATCGGCCAACGATGATCGATCCCTCAGCCGACGCAGGTGTGCCGGCTACGCAGGACGATGACAACGCGCCCGGTGCCGACACGGTCGATGTCCGGTCAGGTCCCGAGGTCCATCACGACGTGCTCGCGCTGTTGCCGCTTCTCGGCGTGTGGCGCGGGGAGGGCCAGGGTGACTATCCGACGATGGACGGCTTCGCCTATGGCCAGGAGATCCGTTTCTTTCACGATGGGCGCCCGTTTCTGGGCATGGAGTCCAAGACCTGGATCCTTGATGCAGAAGGTAAACCATCACGGTTGGCTAACCGCGAGGTTGGCTGGTGGCGGCCCGGAAAAGGCGACGACTTCGACGTCGTACTCACGGACTCGACCGGCATCGTGGAGGTCTACGTCGGTCAAGCTCGTACGACGACCAGCTGGGAGCTGACCTCCGACTTGGTCGCGCGGATCCCGTCGGCCCCGGATGTGACGGCGAACCATCGTCTGTATGGAATTGTCGAAGGCGACTTGATGTACGCCGTCGACATGGCCGCGATGGGGCAGCCGCTGCAAGCGCACATCTCGGCGCGCCTCAAGAGGGTCGCCTGATGTCGGACGCCCCAAACCGAACGATCCCTGACCAGGCACGAGTGCACACGACCGACCTTGGCGAGTACGTCGCTGCGAGCCCGTCGTCTTACCACGCGGCGGCCGAAGGCGCGCGACGGCTGGAGTCGGCGGGCTTCCGCAGACAAGCCGAGCAGGACGCGTGGGACGGCCAACCCGGCGGGCACTACCTGGTGAGGGATGGTGCGCTTGTTGCGTGGTGGATTCCCAAGCAGAGCAGCAAAACTACGCCGTACCGAGTTATCGGATCGCACACCGATGGGACGGGTTTCAAGCTTAAGCCGCGCCCGACAACCGAGTCCGCAGGATGGGTCCAGGTGGGCCTCGAGGTGTACGGCGGACCGCTGCTCAACAGCTGGCTCGACCGAGACTTGGGACTGGCCGGCCGACTGGTGGATCGGGACGGCGGCGTGACGCTGGTGCGGACCGGACCCGTTATGCGGATCCCGCAGCTGGCTATCCACTTGGATCGCAGCGTTAACGACAACGGCGTCAAGCTCGACAAACAACGCCATACACAACCGATCTGGGCTGTCGGCAGTAGTGCGGACCATGACGTTTTGGGGTATCTCGCCGAGACTGCCGGTGTCGCCGCGGACCAGATTGATGGATACGACGTGGCGGCATTCGATACCGCGGCTCCGGCGTACTTCGGCGCCACAGAAGAGTTTTTCGCCTCGACCCGCCTCGACAACCTCTCGTCGGTGCACGCCAGTCTGACGGCTCTTACCGACGCGGCCGCCGATGGGCGGCTCGACGGCGATTCGATCAGCGTGATGGCCGCGTTCGACCACGAGGAGATCGGCAGCGAGACCCGGTCCGGTGCTTGCGGACCGCTGTTGCAGGACGTGCTCGCACGGATCAGCGCCGCCCTCGATGCCTCGGTCGACGACTTCGGGCGCGCACTGGCCGGCAGCCTGTGTCTGTCCGCAGACGCCGGGCATGCGGTGCACCCCAACTACGCCGAGCGACATGACCCGGCTAACCGGCCGATCGTCAACGCCGGTCCGCTGCTGAAGATCAACGCAAACCAGCGTTACGCCACCGACGCGGTCGGCGCGGGGATATGGCACCGAGCGTGCCGCGATGCCGGTGTGCCGACTCAGGAGTTCGTCTCCAACAACACCGTTCCCTGCGGGTCGACGATCGGACCGCTGACCGCGACCCGGCTCGGGATCATAACCGTCGACGTCGGCGTACCGCTGCTGTCGATGCACTCTGCGCGGGAAATGTGCGGCACGGCGGACCCGTACTACTTGTCGCGCGCCGTGGGCTCGTTCCTCGCCGGCGCCTAACATGAGGAAACCGGTGGGCTCGCGGCGTCGAGAATCCACCTGATCGCGCCGTACCCCCGGCGCGGCGGACTTCTTTGTCACGGAGGATCAATGGTTCCCGAGTTGGACGATGTCGAAGCAACCCTCACCGCGCCCGGCGCGGATTTCGAGATGGGTACGACGGTAGTGCGTGGTGTCGAGTTGCGTTACTGGAAGAACGCACCGCCGACGTTGCGCGATCTCTTACTGGCCAGCAGAGCGCATGGCGATGTCGACTTCCTTGTGTACGACGGGGATCATCCCGACGCGGTCGCCGGACGATTTGACCGACTCACCTTCACCGAGCATTTCCGGGCGGCGGCCAAGTTTGCGCACGTGCTCGTCGATCAGTACGGAATCAAGCCCGGTGACCGAGTCGTTATCGCGATGCGCAACCTGCCCGAATGGAGTGTCGCGTTCTGGGGCGCGGCCGCCGTCGGGGCGATCGTGGCACCCCTCAACGCGTGGGGGACCGGACCGGAGTTGGCATACGGCGTGA of the Antricoccus suffuscus genome contains:
- a CDS encoding FABP family protein; its protein translation is MIDPSADAGVPATQDDDNAPGADTVDVRSGPEVHHDVLALLPLLGVWRGEGQGDYPTMDGFAYGQEIRFFHDGRPFLGMESKTWILDAEGKPSRLANREVGWWRPGKGDDFDVVLTDSTGIVEVYVGQARTTTSWELTSDLVARIPSAPDVTANHRLYGIVEGDLMYAVDMAAMGQPLQAHISARLKRVA
- a CDS encoding winged helix-turn-helix domain-containing protein, with translation MELLLMTSATKPSSEVLPALGLLPHTVRVAAPDIALLLDTDPGDLILVDARADLVKARAFIRLLATTGVSAPIIAIVQEGGLIAVSADWGMNDFVLNTAGPAEIEARLRFAITNRLAVEDDEIQVVTRGDLTIEEESYSARIKGRSLDLTYKEFELLKYLAQHPGRVFSRGQLLQEVWGYDYFGGTRTVDVHVRRLRAKLGNEHESLIGTVRNVGYKFVTPHEPRGDARAEPTADPPASPAVAARPAEPASPAESTSPARAALADSNVADSNLADSNVADSNQADEPTTPAEANLEH
- a CDS encoding alpha/beta hydrolase, whose amino-acid sequence is MLRRIRKVEGLESAVDHAIIASDGVRLAAYSLRPEGPVRLHIVLCHGFTNHSRRPQLVRIASRLESAGVAVTAFDFRGHGRSQGESSVGGDGELADLDAVVAHVRRTDPDAQVAVIGFSMGASVAIRHASLGQHRPDLLVSVSAVSRWYVRDSTSMRRVHWLLESRLGPVTSRLALRTRLGGPWATRPVPPIEAIAALQGIPTLLVHGDRDIYFGPDHARALQAAAPERPELWVVAGFGHAEGSMTAGLVDRIRGWLMRALDVDRTQHRLPGAVPARNSGASA
- a CDS encoding M18 family aminopeptidase — encoded protein: MSDAPNRTIPDQARVHTTDLGEYVAASPSSYHAAAEGARRLESAGFRRQAEQDAWDGQPGGHYLVRDGALVAWWIPKQSSKTTPYRVIGSHTDGTGFKLKPRPTTESAGWVQVGLEVYGGPLLNSWLDRDLGLAGRLVDRDGGVTLVRTGPVMRIPQLAIHLDRSVNDNGVKLDKQRHTQPIWAVGSSADHDVLGYLAETAGVAADQIDGYDVAAFDTAAPAYFGATEEFFASTRLDNLSSVHASLTALTDAAADGRLDGDSISVMAAFDHEEIGSETRSGACGPLLQDVLARISAALDASVDDFGRALAGSLCLSADAGHAVHPNYAERHDPANRPIVNAGPLLKINANQRYATDAVGAGIWHRACRDAGVPTQEFVSNNTVPCGSTIGPLTATRLGIITVDVGVPLLSMHSAREMCGTADPYYLSRAVGSFLAGA
- a CDS encoding DUF2993 domain-containing protein, with the translated sequence MKTLKVVGVLVVLLLIIAVIIDRVGVAVAESKIADVLQSKFDLTSSPNVDIHGFPVITQAIAGKYKSIDVTAKDVPVESLGSVDVAVNLRGLRLTLSDAIAGRMQDATADDLHARVTMSDDAIGKALGMKVKIGKLDSSTARLSISTTQAGITIPMEADVKVAVDGNNVALKLTQLKALKVPIPDFISSRIGNVLSSKLVLPKLTGGLKVTDVVVGNGSITAVAEGHDVPLGG